A genome region from Corynebacterium uberis includes the following:
- a CDS encoding LytR C-terminal domain-containing protein → MSDVNENYGRSRRHRDGGRDDYSDDHHYSDEPAYEGYEGYDDYDDYADDSYAQEGYEDAGYAGAAGSASAYAASDYADADYDEDAAAELDADERPALPLRGLAMVLIAVAVLLAIWGVWAFMHRDSDDSDGAATSSTAPVATAPAPAPAPGAPAPAPAPAQQPAPAPAEQQPAPAPAPAEVPQAQQPAPAPAAGPARINVLNNSTVPDLAANTSRQFTEQGAHVGEVGNLPEEQLKVERTTVFYHPGNADAQHRAEELAARVGGEAQPYNPALPPATAGDNDITLVLAGPVAP, encoded by the coding sequence ACTACAGCGACGAGCCTGCCTACGAGGGTTATGAAGGCTACGACGACTACGACGACTACGCGGATGACAGCTACGCGCAGGAGGGCTACGAGGACGCCGGCTACGCCGGAGCCGCCGGATCCGCCTCGGCCTACGCTGCCTCTGACTACGCCGACGCCGACTATGACGAGGACGCCGCCGCCGAGCTCGACGCCGACGAACGGCCCGCGCTACCCCTGCGCGGCCTAGCCATGGTGCTCATCGCCGTGGCGGTGCTCCTAGCCATCTGGGGCGTATGGGCCTTCATGCACCGCGACTCCGACGACTCGGACGGTGCCGCCACCAGCTCCACCGCACCCGTAGCCACCGCCCCGGCACCCGCTCCCGCCCCCGGGGCCCCCGCGCCCGCGCCGGCACCGGCCCAGCAGCCGGCCCCAGCCCCCGCCGAGCAGCAGCCCGCGCCCGCCCCGGCTCCCGCCGAGGTCCCGCAGGCCCAGCAGCCCGCCCCGGCACCTGCCGCCGGGCCCGCGCGCATCAACGTGCTGAATAACTCCACCGTGCCGGACCTGGCGGCCAACACCTCCCGGCAGTTCACCGAGCAGGGCGCCCACGTCGGCGAGGTAGGAAACCTGCCCGAAGAGCAGCTCAAGGTGGAACGCACCACCGTCTTCTACCACCCCGGTAACGCCGACGCGCAGCACCGTGCAGAAGAGCTCGCCGCCCGCGTCGGAGGCGAAGCCCAGCCCTACAATCCCGCCCTGCCGCCAGCAACCGCAGGCGATAATGACATCACCTTGGTCCTTGCCGGACCCGTTGCCCCGTAA